One genomic window of Magnolia sinica isolate HGM2019 chromosome 3, MsV1, whole genome shotgun sequence includes the following:
- the LOC131239518 gene encoding SWI/SNF complex component SNF12 homolog: protein MSHHPSNFHPSSQSHPQFNSIQAQLQAQSLAAASSSLNAAAAAAAAAKRAQQKPPVRPPGFVPHLTFKAAEFAAAAARQKQKKKKLPEKQLPDRVAALLPESALYTQLLEFESRVDAALMRKKIDIQEAIKNPPSVQRTLRIYVFNTFANQTRSTPRKQQAEPPSWTLKIVGQILEDGPEVDLAGMPPRPTQYPKFSSFFKRVTIALDPNLYPDNPAIIWENSRSPAQHEGFEIKRKGDKEFNVSIRFEMNYVPEKFKLSPALTDVLGIEVETRPRIIAGIWHYVKAKKLQNPNDPSIFMCDLPLMKVFGEDRVKFAMVSQKITPHLAPPQPIHLEHRIRLSGSSPAGNACYDVLVDIPFPLQKEMSAFLANTDKHREIDACEEAISGVIKRIHEHRRRRAFFLGFSQSPVEFINALIASQSKDLKLLTGEPSRNAEKERRSEFYNQPWVEDAVIRYLNRKPPPPHSAAMNEAPGNT from the exons ATGAGCCATCATCCATCGAATTTCCACCCTTCATCGCAATCTCATCCACAATTCAATTCGATCCAGGCCCAGTTACAGGCTCAAAGCCTCGCCGCCGCATCGTCATCGCTCAACGCTGCAGCTGCAGCGGCAGCTGCAGCGAAGCGGGCCCAACAGAAACCCCCTGTCCGGCCTCCTGGTTTCGTCCCGCATCTGACCTTCAAGGCCGCAGAGTTCGCCGCGGCCGCGGCGAGgcagaagcagaagaagaagaagctccccGAGAAGCAGCTTCCCGACAGGGTAGCCGCGCTACTACCCGAATCGGCGCTCTACACGCAGCTCCTTGAGTTCGAATCCCGCGTCGATGCTGCCCTCATGAGGAAGAAAATTGATATTCAGGAAGCTATCAAGAACCCGCCTTCTGTTCAGCGGACCCTACGGATCTATGTATTCAACACCTTTGCGAACCAGACGCGGAGTACGCCGAGGAAGCAGCAGGCAGAACCTCCATCGTGGACGCTTAAGATCGTCGGACAGATATTGGAAGATGGACCGGAGGTGGACCTTGCCGGGATGCCCCCCAGACCAACACAATACCCAAaattctcttctttcttcaagCGGGTCACGATTGCGCTCGACCCGAATCTATACCCAGACAATCCTGCGATCATATGGGAGAATTCCCGTTCGCCGGCTCAACATGAAGGGTTTGAGATCAAACGGAAGGGTGATAAGGAATTCAACGTTAGCATACGCTTCGAGATGAATTATGTTCCTGAGAAATTCAAGCTGTCACCGGCATTAACTGATGTCCTCGGCATTGAGGTTGAGACCCGCCCGAGGATCATCGCTGGGATCTGGCATTATGTGAAGGCGAAGAAGCTGCAGAACCCAAATGACCCTTCGATCTTCATGTGCGACCTGCCACTGATGAAGGTGTTTGGGGAAGACAGGGTGAAGTTCGCCATGGTGTCCCAGAAGATCACACCGCACCTGGCCCCGCCTCAGCCGATACATCTGGAGCATCGGATTAGGCTCTCGGGGAGCAGCCCAGCGGGGAATGCTTGCTATGATGTATTGGTTGACATCCCCTTCCCACTGCAGAAGGAGATGTCAGCATTCTTGGCGAACACAGATAAGCATAGAGAGATTGATGCCTGTGAGGAGGCAATTTCTGGTGTTATAAAGAGGATTCACGAGCATCGGAGGAGGCGGGCATTCTTTCTCGGGTTTAGTCAGTCGCCAGTGGAGTTTATCAATGCTTTGATTGCTTCACAGAGCAAGGACTTGAAGCTTTTAACCGGTGAACCGAGCCGAAATGCTGAAAAGGAACGTCGGTCCGAGTTCTACAACCAGCCATG GGTTGAGGATGCTGTCATTCGTTATCTGAATCGCAAGCCGCCACCGCCACATTCTGCTGCAATGAATGAAGCTCCTGGAAATACATGA